In Pseudophryne corroboree isolate aPseCor3 chromosome 2, aPseCor3.hap2, whole genome shotgun sequence, the sequence GCCTCTGGTTACTGCCCCAGGTAACTACAGACCATCCTCCCTCCACTCCAGGTTACTGCCCGGGGTAACTACAGATCCTCCCACCACCACCCCAGATAACTGCTTTCCTCCTACCACTGCCCCAGGTAACTGCTTTCCTCCTACCACTGCCCCAGGTAACTGCTTCCCTCCTCCCAGTGCCCCAGGTTACTGCTTCCCTTCTCCCACCACCCCCAGGTGACTGCTTACCTTCTCCCACCGCCCCAGGTAACTGCTTTCCTCCTACCACTGCCCCAGATAACTGCTTTCCTTCTCCCACAACCTCCCTTCTCCCACTGCCCCAGGTGACTGCTTCCCTTCTCCCACAACCTCCCTTCTCCCAGTGCCCCAGGTGACTGCTTCCCTTCTCCCACTACCTCCCTTCTCCCACCGCCCCAGGTAACTGCTACCCTTCTTCCACCTCCCCAGGTAACTGCTTCCCTTCTCCCACTACCTCCCTACTCCCACCGCCCCATGTAACTGCTTTCCTCCAGGTTACAGCTTCCCTCCTCCAACTGCCCCAGGTAACTGCTTCCTTTCTCCCACTGCCCCAGGTAACTGCTTTCCTCCTACCACTGCCCCAGGTGACTGCTTCCCTCCTCCCAGTGCCCCAGGTGACTGCTTCCCTTCTCCCACCGCCCCATGTAACTGCTTTACTCCTCCCAGTGCCCAGGTAACTGCTTcccttctcccaccaccccaggtaactGCTTCCCTTCGCCCACTACCTCCCTTGTCCCACCGCCCCAGGTAGCTGCTTCCCTTGTCCCACCGTCCCAGGTAACTGCTTCCCTTCTTCCACCTCCCCAGGTAACTGCTTTCCTTCTTCCACCGCTCCAGGTAACTGCCACCCTTCTCCCACCGCCCCAGGTAACTGCTTTCCTTCTCCCACCGCCTCAGGTAACTGCTTCCCTTGTCCCACCGTTCCAGGTAACTGCTACCCTTCTTCCACCTCCCCAGGTTACTGCTTCCCTTCTCCCACAACCTcccttctcccaccaccccaggtgagTGCTTCTCTTCTCCCACTGCCCCAGGTAACTGCTTTCCTCCTACCACCGCCACAGGTAACTGCTTCCCTTCTTCTCCCACCGCCCCAGGTAACTGCTTCCCTTCTTCTCCCACCGCCCCAGGTAACTGCTTCCCTTCTTCTCCCACCGCCCCAGGTAACTGCTTCCCTTCTTCTCCCACCGCCCCAGGTAACTGCTTCCCTTCTTCTCCCACCGCCCCAGGTAACTGCTACCCTTTGCCCACTACCTCCCTTGTCCCACCGTCCCAGGTAACTGCTTCCCTTCTTACACCTCCCCAGGTTATTGCTTCTCTTCTCCCACAACCTCCCTTCTCCCACTGCGCCAGGTAACTGCTTTCCTCCTACCACTGCACCAGGTAACTGCTTCCCTCCTCCCAGTGCCCCGGGTTACTGCTTCCCTTCTCCCACTACCTCCCTTCTCCCACCGCCCCAGGTGACTGCTTCCCTTCTCCCACTACCTCCCTTCTCCCACCGCCCCAGGTGACTGCTTCCCTTCTCCCACCGCCCCAGGTGACTGCTTTCCTCCTCCCAGTGCCCAGGTAACTGCTTCCCTTCTCCCACAACCTCCCTTCTCCCACTGCCCCAGGTGACTGCTTCCCTTCTCCCACAACCTCCCTTCTCCCACTGCCCCAGGTGACTGCTTCCCTTCTCCCACAACCTCCCTTCTCCCACTGCCCCAGGTGACTGCTTCCCTTCTCCCACAACCTCCCTTCTCCCAGTGCCCCAGGTGACTGCTTCCCTTCTCCCACTACCTCCCTTCTCCCACCGCCCCAGGTAACTGCTACCCTTCTTCCACCTACCCAGGTAACTGCTTCCCTTCTCCCAGTACCCCAGGTTACTGCTTCCCTTCTCCCACTTCCTCCCTACTCCCACCGCCCCATGTAACTGCTTTCCTCCTCCCGCTGCCCCATGTAACTGCTTTCCTCCTCCCAGTGCCCCAGGTTACAGcttccctcctcccactgccccaggtggccgcttccctcctcccactgccccaggtggccgcttccctcctcccactgccccaggtggccgcttccctcctcccactgccccaggtggccgcttccctcctcccactgccccaggatacagcttcccttctCCCACTGCCCCAGGTGACCGCttccctcctcccctcctcccactgCCCCAGGTGACCGCttccctcctcccctcctcccactgCCCCAGGTGACCGCTTCCCTCCTCCCACCGCCCCAGGTGACCGCTTCCCTCCTCCCACCGCCCCAGGTGACCGTTTCCCTCCTCccaccgccccaggcgaccgcttccCTCCTCccaccgccccaggcgaccgcttccCTCCTCCCACCGCCCCAGGTGACTGCTTCCCTCCTCCCACCGCCCCAGGTGACTGCTTCCCTCCTCCCACCGCCCCAGGTGACTGCTTCCCTCCTCCCACCGCCCCAGGTGACTGCTTCCCTTTTCTCACTGCCCCTTGGCCCATTATACATCGATCAGCAGTAACATTAATACCACATACCTGCTAACAGCTCTGAACCAAatgaggcatggactccacaagactctgcaggtgtcctgtggtatctggcaccaagacgttaGCAGCAGATCCTGTAAGTCCTGTGAGATGCGAGGTGGGACCGCCATGGCTTAGACTTGTTTCCCATCACATCCCACAGAAATTCGAATGGATTGAGATCTGGagatttggaggccaagtcaacaccttgaactctttgtcatgttcctcacccCATTCCTGAACAGTTCTTGCACTGTGTCAGGGCACATTATCCTGAATCAGGGAATTCCGTTGCCATAAAGGTGTGTACTTGGGGCTGGATTCTGATGTGGAAGTAAAGCAGGTGGGacggatgtaacatgcagagaaatTAGACGTGAGAAGGACGTGCtgaaactgaaatcgaaattgcaatgTGAGAATAAAACTGTCTaacgtgtgggctacatgcagaagcagccagtatttaccctgcacagaaaacatatactgtaaatgtatttcCTGCCCTTGCATGGTGCAAcatgatacaaagttacttgctttttttgctttacttccaaatcagaatcaggcctttgGTCTGCAACAATAGCTAGGTGGTACGTTTCAAAGTAACCTCCACTCAAATGCCAGGACCTAAGGTTTCCCAGCATTGCACAGATCACCACACTGCCTCGCAGGCTTACCTTTTTCCCATAGTGCACCGTCATGCCAGCTCCTTCCCAGGCAAACCATGCACACGTTTCCGGCCGTCCACGTGATGTCAGTGCAGGCCTCCACCTTCCATTGCTACATGGTCGAGTTCTGGAGCCCGCCCGCCCATTGTAGGTACTTTTGGTGATAGATGGGGATCCGCAGGGTACACTGACCGGTCTGTGGCCCCATACACAGCAAGCTGCGGTGCACTGTGTCACTGGTTCACCAGTTGTCCTTCCTTAGACCACATTAGGTACGCACTAACCACCGTATACAGGGATCACCCCATAGGACCTGCCGGAGGAGATGCTCTGACCCATCACAAGTTGACCCTTGTCAAAGTTGCTCAGATCCTTacacttgcccatttttcctgcttccaacacatcaacttcaaaaTTCTTATGTTCTGCTTACTATAGCTAAACCATTGTCAGGTGCCGCTGTAATGAGATAATCCGTGTTCTTCCCTCACCTGTCAGTGGTGTTACTATGATGGCTGATCGGCGTATAGGACACCAACAAGCTCTGGTACTCTGTATTAGGCTGCCGTCCATCTGCAAGGCTTATAGTAccaaacacgtgtgtgtgtgtgtgtgtgtgtgtgatatatatatatatatatatatatatatatatataactattatGCAAGGTCTCCCCCATCTCCGCAGTGCGTGTGGAGTGGAAGCCTGGACGCACGCACCACGACTACAAGGGAGACGGAACAGACCTAGAGGAAGGCAAGCCGCGGAGAATGGGGTAAGGGGGCcggggaagggggaggagactgAGGTGACCTGGCATGTAAACTAGTATGGGTGTATAGAGAGAGATCCTATAAATTTGGTGTCTGTAGCGGGTGACGAGATTACGATCTGCAGAATGCCTAGATATTGCTTTATAATCATTATTATGTACTAGTGTTCTGCTGTTTGTGTTGTAGGTCCAGAATGCCTCAGCTCCCGCTGACAATGCCCCCAGAGCGTGGGGGTGGTTCGCTCTtcagcctgaggttccccaccttcGCAGTGGGCACTGTCTGCCTCCCTCTCTTTGGTTTCATCTCCTGCGTTATCCTGTCGCTGCTGTTTGACTTCGGTGAGACGACTGCCACGCACTGCGGGGTGAGTGCTGGTACATGGGGCATAATACAGGGAGCGGGTTACACCACAGGGTGGCACTATATGGTGACCTGTGCATTCTGCAGGTTGTTGGCAGATGTGCATAGTGGTGCGAGAGTGAGCACCTGAGATGTGACGGAACACCAGCTGATGAAGGGACATAACACAGGGATCATGCACGTGGCATGGTGTCAGCGTGCTATAGCGACATACTGTGGGGTGAGAACCTGGCCACGCTTTGGGCGCGCGGCATGGCGATGACCCATACATGAGCACTCTGTGTCACACCAGCTGATGACCAGAGGATTAATGTTACACTAGCAGAACTGAGTCACTAGTGATAATTGGTGACTTGCTGGGGCACCGGCATTAATAGAATGAGGAGATGAATAATGGGAGAGGATAAAATTGGTATCTGACTTCACTAAAAACTTTCCGGTGGACTATCGAGATATTTGGAGAAGTTTACcctctttacttttttttttttttaaaggttccTAATTACCTGCCATCAATCAGTGCTGCAATTGGAGGAGTGACCCCACAGAGATACATCTGGCGGTTATGTATCGGCCTGCACTCTGCCCCCCGTCTTCTTATTGCGGTGGCTTACCTCAACTTCTACCAAGGAATCGGCAGCTCCTACTCCCTATCTCACATCAACTTCATGTTTAATGTGCTGGAGATAGTCAGCCTCCTCCTGCTGACCTACATCTCTTCCAGTGAGAACCATGGTGAGACCCGCACTCCAGCTCTCTGTCCTTCTGAGTAGTCGTTTCCGTCATCTGCAACCATGACTTATTCCACAGAGGTCGTTCCTGATGCCTTTATATATCTCCTTCACTATTTATATTCCCTGGTTACCTCTCCTGTACAACCTTCTCATACTATTccctgtactcctctctacttctacATCCGcagtgttatttctctgacgtcctagtggatgctgggactccgtaaggaccatggggaacagcggctccgcaggagacagggcacaagaataaaagctttaggatcacctggtgtgcactggctcctccccctatgacccccctccaagcctcagttagatttttgtgcccgaacgagaagggtgcaggctaggtggctctcctgagctgcttagaataaaagtttaatttaggtttttttattttcagtgagtcctgctggcaacaggctcactgcaccgagggactaaggggagaagaagcgaactcacctgcgtgcagagtggattgggcttcttaggctactggacattagctccagagggacgatcacaggtacagcctggatgggtcaccggagccgcgccgccgtcccccttacagagccagaagagacgaagaggtccggtgaaatcggcggcagaagacaatcctgtcttcagactaaggtagcgcacaccaccgcagctgtgcgccattgctctcagcacacttcacactccggtcactgagggtgcagggcgcttgggggggagcgccctgagacgcaatataaatgataataccttaggtggcaaaagaatacatcacatatagctcctgggctatatggatgtattttaacccctgccatttttacacaaaaaagcgggagataaggacgtcgtgaaggggcggagcctatctcctcagcacacaagcgccattttccctcacagttccgctggaaggacggctccctgactctcccctgcagtcttgcttcagaatcagggtaaaaaagagaagggggggcactattggcagcaaatgacaatataaacagcagctataagggaataacacttatataaggttatccctgtatatatatatatatatatatatatatatatatagcgctgggtgtgtgctggcagactctctccctctgtctctccaaagggctcgtggggtcctgtcctctatcagagcattcctggtgtgtgtgctgtgtgtcggtacgtgtgtgtcgacatgtatgaggaggaaaatgatgtggaggcggagcaattgcctgcgttagtgatgtcaccccctagggagtcgacacctgactggatgatcgtgttcaaacaattaagtgataatgtcaacactttgcaaaaaactgttgacgacatgagacagccggcaaatcaattagtgcctgtccaggcgtctcagacaccgtcaggggccctaaaacgcccgttacctcagtgggtcgacacagacccagacacagatacggagtctagtgtcgacggtgatgagtcgaacgtaatgtccagtagggccacacgttacatgatcacggcaatgaaggaagcattgcacatttctgacactacaaataccactaagaagggtattatgcggggggtgaaaaaactaccaatagtttttcctgagtcagatgaattgaatgaggtatgtgataaagcgtgggtttctcccgacaaaaaactgctaatttctaataaattattggcactatatcctttcccatcagaggttaggacaagttgggaaacaccccctaaggtagataaggcgctcacacgtttatctaaacaagtagcgttaccgtctcctgatacggccaccctcaaagaaccagctgataggaggctggaaaatatcctaaaaagtatatacacacatactggtgttatactgcgaccagcaatcgcttcagcctggatgtgcagtgctggagtcgcgtggtcggattccctgactgaaaatattgataccctggatagggacaatatattgttaactatagagcatttgaaggatgcattactatatatgcgtgatgcacagagggatatttgcaccctggcatcaagagtaagtgctatgtccatctctgccagaagaacgttatggacgcgtcagtggtcaggggatgcggattccaaacgacatatggaagtattgccgtataaaggggaggagttatttggggctggtctttcggacctggtggccatggcaacggctggaaagtccaccttcttaccccaggtcacttcacatcaacagaaaaagacaccgtcttttcaaactcagtcctttcgttcccataaatacaagcgagcaaaaggccattcctttctgccccggggcagaggaaggggaaaaagactgcaccatgcagccgcttcccaggatcagaagccttcccctgcttctgccaagtcttcagcatgacgctggggctttacaagcagactcaggcttggtgggggcccgtctcaagaatttcaacgcgcagtgggctcactcgcaagtggacccctggattctgcaggtagtatcacaggggtacaaactggaattcgagacgtctccccctcgccggttcctgaagtctgctctaccaaagtctccctccgacagggaggcagttttggaagccattcacaagctgtattcccagcaggtgataatcaaggtacctctcctacaacagggaaaggggtattattccacgctgtttgtggtaccgaagccggacggctcggtgagaccaattttaaatctaaaatccttgaacacttacataaagaggttaaaattcaagatggagtcactcagagcagtgatagcaaacctggaagaaggggactatatggtgtctctggacatcaaagatgcttatctccacgtcccaatctacccttctcaccaagggtacctcaggtttgtagtacaaaactgtcattatcagtttcagacgctgccgtttgggttgtccacggcacctcgggtctttaccaaggtaatggccgaaatgatgattcttcttcgaagaaaaggcgttttaattatcccttacttggacgatctcctgataagggcaaggtccagggaacagttagaagtcggagtagcactatctcagatagtgttacgtcagcacaggtggatcctaaatattccaaaatcgcagctgattccaacgacacgtcttctgttcctaggaatgattctggacacagtccagaagaaggtttttctcccggaggagaaggccaaggagttatccgagctagtcaggaacctcctaaaaccagcccaggtgtctgtgcatcagtgcacgagggtcctgggaaaaatggttgcttcttacgaagcaattccattcggaagattccatgcaagaacgtttcagtgggctctactggacaaatggtccggttcgcatcttcagatgcagcagcggataaccctgtcaccaaagacaagggtgtctctcctgtggtggttgcagagtgctcatcttctagagggccgcagattcggcattcaggattggatcctggtgaccacggatgcaagcctgagaggctggggagcagtcacacagggaaaaaacttccagggcttgtggtcaagcatggaaacatctcttcatataaacattctggaactacgggccatttacaatgccctaagtcaagcgaaacccctgcttcagggtcaggcggtattgatccaatcggacaacatcacgtcagtcgcccacgtaaacagacagggcggcacgagaagcaggagggcaatggcagaggctgcaaggattcttcgctgggcggaaaatcatgtgatagctctgtcagcagtgttcattccgggagtggacaactgggaagcagacttcctcagcagacacgaccttcacccgggagagtggggacttcacccagaagtcttccacctgattgtaaaccgttgggaaaagccaaaggtggacatgatggcgtcacgtctaaacaaaaaatgagacagatattgcgccaggtcaagggaccctcaggcaatagcggtggacgctctggtgacaccgtgggtgtaccagtcagtgtatgtgttccctcctctgcctctcataccaaaagtactgagaatcatacgaaGGGGaggagatcacgagttgtacggtgtgattggtgtggctggtatgagtcttacccgggattcaatatccttccttatgatgtacgctcgtccgggcacagtgtcctaactgaggcttggaggggggtcatagggggaggagccagtgcacaccacctgatcctaaagcttttattcttgtgccctgtctcctgcggagccgctgttccccatggtccttacggagtcccagcatccactacggactatgagaaatagatttatcggtaagtaaaatcttattattcccggtactcctctctacttctccatccgcagtgttatattcccggtactcTGCCTCTCCATTCCCAGTATTGTACCTGTTGTTTCTCTTTGCTATATGCCAGGATTGATGTGACATTCTCCTATCTCTGCAGGGATCCACCAGCTCGCCTTTGCACTCTTTATGTTTTTTTCCCTCATGTATATGGTTGTGACCATCCTAATATGGAGGAAAGCTAAGAAATATGTAAGTGCAGAGGTAAGTATCACGTTTTTTGACATATCTGGTAAACAAGATGCCTCTTAATTGTAGATGTGATGGGAGAGATCTGGCCTGTTAGATGGTGGCAGTGGGGGAATACTAACCACAGCCTGAAGAAGGTGgtgggatgtagaaattgtttaTCTGTCTCAAAGACCATTGGTTATAGGGTCAATTGTCCTGACGGTGAGACAGTTGGTGTGTAGGGGTATTTGCCCTGACTGTGTGACATTTGGGGTGTAGGGGTACTTGTCCCGACTGTGGGATATTTGGGGTGTAGAGGTACATGTCCCGGTTCTGAGACGGTTGTGTTGTAGGGGTGGATGTCCCGGTTCTGAGACGGTTGGGTTGTAGGGGTGGCTGTCCCTGCTCTGAGACGGTTGGGGTAGATGTCCCAGCTGTGAGACGCTTGGGGTGTTGGGGTAGATGTCCCGGCTGTGAGACGCTTGGGGTGTAGGGGTAGATGTCCCGGCTGTGAGATGTGGGGATGGTTTGGGGAAGCCCAGTGCTGCATAACTCTCCTCGGGGAAGCCCAGTGCTGCATAATGCACCTTGGGGAGGCCGCTTAACCCCACAAAGTGAGTCGATTAAGGTGGCATTaccctttttctcatacgtcctagaggatgctgcggacgacatctagaccatggggtatagacgggatccgcaggagacatgggcactctaaagacttttcattggttgtgaactggctcctccctctatgcccctcctccagacctcagttttagaaatgtgcccaggctgactggatgcactctgaggagctctactgagtttctctgaaaatacttgtgttaggttttttattttcagggagatctgctggcattagactacctgctttgtgggactgagggggcagaagtaggaaccaacttcctaaagagtttcatggctctgcttctggctgacaggagacaccattagctcctgaagggaactgaactctAGCTGCGGCTAGATGCTCACTCACACAGcaagccgtcacccccctcacagagctagaagtcaggtgagtgttagaagacagatcttcaatcaagaaagtgacggctggcgggagcgcagcgcgccatgttgcccacacatacacaggcactgaagggtgcgggggggggggggcgccctgggcagcatgaaacctatggaaacttgcataaataaggggcataagttgctgaggcacagtcctacccccgccagtataaaaaattacctcataaaagctggggagaaacacgccattgaagagtgaagCTTCCTCCTcattcagccagcacactgctcagcgccattttctctctctcctcaggctgcagagacaacactggtcctcctccactactgaacaagtatcagggtgcaaaacagggggggccacagtgaattggtgcaatataattgtgtgattaacattataaaagcgctgaatgtcagtgggcattttgtgttcacagacattgtgttactggcactgggttgtgaactggcaaaatcctatctgtgtccctctgacagattttactgtgggtctgtcccctataaatcccggagtgtctgtggtgtggttctgcacgtgtgtgacatgtctgtggcagggaactctgtggagacatgttagggacacagaggtgtaatatgacaccaagagcctgactgggtgaaaggttacatggtagtatgaatcatatcagtaagaggttggactgaatctcatgcagaaaatgaaaataatctgttgaagatgtgatttttaatagttctgcctttcatccacagggacctttctgggtcacatacaaatttacacaagtagtacaaaccgataccgacacggactctgattcctgtgtcgacactagcgattccaggggaataggtcctaagttagcaaaaaagcattcaaaacatgttatagctataaaggaggtgttagaagttacgaagccccctcttttaccacaaggagagggtttattttagtaaagaagtaatgtaattttccctccacctcaggtctgatttaacctgaaaagaaatttctgattcccaaaaggaattcaggcagcttacctttttccaaaaggtgggagtcaccgcgcagtttagacagggccctgtaataaaagaaaaaaggggattctccctgcgcctggaagggcttcacttaaggagccaacaGACCGCAAgttagtgaggtgatctattgatgtggccaatgggacactactcagccctaccattgtctgtgcgtgggtgagtattgctattgaaaagtggtcagaaaacttgtcattagacattgacacaatagatggagacgagatactcctaatgttaggtcatatcataggcgctgctgcgtacgtactagaatccatgaaatatattggtttcatggcagtatcggctcggagggcgttgtggattcgccagtggaatgctgatgcagattccaaaagaaatatggaggctctcccgtataaaggtgaggccttgtttggtgatgggctggatgcgttagtctcggcggctaccgcaggtaagtcgacattcttgccttatgctcctacaccggcgaaaaagacacatcactctcacatacagtcctttcggcccaacaaattcaaaaagGCCAAAtatctcccctttttttgcagggatgggaaaaggaaagaaatccgcagcgtctcccggatcgcaggtcagaagtccacccctgcttctgccaaatctgcagcacaacgttggggctcccttgcgggagtccgcttgg encodes:
- the PGAP2 gene encoding post-GPI attachment to proteins factor 2 isoform X1; protein product: MGSRMPQLPLTMPPERGGGSLFSLRFPTFAVGTVCLPLFGFISCVILSLLFDFGETTATHCGVPNYLPSISAAIGGVTPQRYIWRLCIGLHSAPRLLIAVAYLNFYQGIGSSYSLSHINFMFNVLEIVSLLLLTYISSSENHGIHQLAFALFMFFSLMYMVVTILIWRKAKKYVSAEERRSYNWKKRLFSFYLLAFVVSMMFYIRHNMFCEPGVYTMFALLEYLVVFSNMCFHMTAWWDFGNKELLICSPQEAKQI
- the PGAP2 gene encoding post-GPI attachment to proteins factor 2 isoform X3, with the translated sequence MGSRMPQLPLTMPPERGGGSLFSLRFPTFAVGTVCLPLFGFISCVILSLLFDFGETTATHCGVPNYLPSISAAIGGVTPQRYIWRLCIGLHSAPRLLIAVAYLNFYQGIGSSYSLSHINFMFNVLEIVSLLLLTYISSSENHGIHQLAFALFMFFSLMYMVVTILIWRKAKKYERRSYNWKKRLFSFYLLAFVVSMMFYIRHNMFCEPGVYTMFALLEYLVVFSNMCFHMTAWWDFGNKELLICSPQEAKQI
- the PGAP2 gene encoding post-GPI attachment to proteins factor 2 isoform X2, with protein sequence MPQLPLTMPPERGGGSLFSLRFPTFAVGTVCLPLFGFISCVILSLLFDFGETTATHCGVPNYLPSISAAIGGVTPQRYIWRLCIGLHSAPRLLIAVAYLNFYQGIGSSYSLSHINFMFNVLEIVSLLLLTYISSSENHGIHQLAFALFMFFSLMYMVVTILIWRKAKKYVSAEERRSYNWKKRLFSFYLLAFVVSMMFYIRHNMFCEPGVYTMFALLEYLVVFSNMCFHMTAWWDFGNKELLICSPQEAKQI